The Scleropages formosus chromosome 15, fSclFor1.1, whole genome shotgun sequence genomic sequence CGGAGCGTGTGGTCCAAAAAGCAACTTGCTATCAACAGACTGTTGAGGGTGGAGATACAAGAGTGGAATACTGTACTATTAGCCGTTGCTGCAGCCGCGGTGAGATCTGTGCATCGTCTGCAAAATGTGGGAGCAGAGCATCgactgaagaaaaatgtgaaagcCCAGAAAATGTTGAAACCAGGTCTAACAGTGTTGCTTCTCTTGCCTCTAGGTGCTCACAGAAAGATCAGGTTAGTGTTAAAATAACACAGGTCTCAGAGGAGAGACCTGTATCTGCAATTAGCAACTCCTCCAAGGTCTTGGAGGCACTCagggaggatgatgatgatgatgatgatgaccttCCACCAAGTGTATCAAGAGCATCTTTGTGGTCTCAGAGTGACAACCCTGAAGACTGTGAGTGTGCCAGAAGTGTTGCATCATGCTGTTCTGCTACTACACATAAATCAGTCTCTTCTATAAACCATTTATGTCCCAGACCCCCAAGTAAGACCTCTGTACACGCCACTctttcagcaaaattaaaacataaaagcaAGTCTTCATCTCCCACACCAGAGGTTCTTGCAGATCAGGATGAAGGCTTAGgaacaaaaaacagtgaaaggGCGGACAGTGCTGCATCTGCTGTTTCCAATGATTCCTCAAGATCCAGAAATTATTACAAGCCTCAGGATGGAGTATTAGATACTGTTTCAGTTGTCTCAGGAAATTTGAAAGAGGGAGCTGAGGAGAATGGTTCAAGAGCAGCCAGCACCTTGTCACAGTCTAGCAAAGCATCAAGATTATCTAATCAGTTTCCTAATACTGAATCCTTAACAGCTAAACCAGGATCAGTGAATTCACATTTGCCTCCTGGTCAAGATACAGGTGGAACAAATATACAAGATGTAGAGGACAGAGTTAATagcacaatgtttacagctacAGAAAACTCAGGAAGTCCAGGGAAGTCAAATGTATGCCCACGTTGTGGTGGGTCAGATAGAGCAACCAGACTTAGGTCAAGAGAATCTCAGAATCCCAGTGATCTGCCTGAGGCAGGCTCAAGATCAATTGTGAAATCTGACAAATCTAACTGTAGCACACCCAAGCTACAgttagaagaagaagaagcagacgAAATGGAAGATAGTTTAATGTCTGCATCTCCAGTTTCAGTCAAATCTGAGAATATCAATGGACAAGATGATGGTGACGTAGctgaagagagaaaagaaattgCTTCATCAGGTATAACAAACACTTCTACACCATCTGAGGAGTCTTATACATCAGAAAATGTTAATGAAGCAAATGAGAAACCAGAAAAGAGATCAGCTAGTGCATTATCAGCGAAGAGTAATGCTTCTACACAATctaaaaaatccagaaaatctgaaaacaaacataGTGAAAATGAACAGGAAGTAGTAGAGACAGAACAAAGAACGCCCAGTGCGATGTcatctaaaacaaatgtttctacAAAATCAAGAAAATCCAATTGTAATGCATCTGTGAGAGGTATAAGTCCAAAGTCAGATAAGTCTGATGGCCTTACTGATAAAAAAGTGAATGGAGAAGATGAAGACATAGAAAAAAGAGCATCCAGTGCCATGTCTGCAAGAACAAATACTTCATCAAAATCACAAATGTCCAAAAAATGCAATGTATCAGAAAAGACAAATTCCCCTGTTTCTGTTGCCTCAGATAATGTTTGTGAAGAGGAAACAGAGGCAATACGAGAAGAAATGGCAGAAAGGGCGCTTAGTGCAACGTCAGCGAAAACGAGTGCTTCTGCCAAGTCCAGGACATCAAAAAAATCTAATTGCAGTTCATCAGAAAAAGCAGTGAACACAAGGGTAACAGAGGAGAGGGTAAACAGTGCAATGTCCCAAAGCAGTATTACTTCTGAAAGATCAAGATCATCCAACAAGCCAGAATGTACTGCAATACCAGGTTCAAGTGTTTTAGAAGTTCCTACTAGTCCGGAAAATGCAGCAACTGTAGATGATGGTGAAGAGAGAGCACCAAGTAATCTGTCTGTCAGCACAAAAACGTCTCGGAAGTCAAAGTTATCAAAGGACAACGTCTACGGCACCTCAGACAGAGCCTCAACTCCAGGAACACCATTACCACCAAAGATATGTGGTGGTGATGATCACACTGAGACAGAAGAGAGTGAGGGTAGGGTCAGCAGTTCTTTATCTGGTAATTCCAAAGTTTCTAGGAGGTCCAGAAAGTctcataaatgcataaaccaaGCTGTTGAACGAGCGACAAGTCCAGCATCGGATAGATCCACTCAatctttaaaaacaagaagaaatgcTGGAGTTGATTGTTCTCCTTCTGACAGACCTCCAACTCTGGCATCAGCAACAAATGGTGCCGATGAAAGAATTGCACATGCCGCATCACAATCCACCAAGTCCAAGAGTGTCCGTAGCAACAAGTCTGTGCTGACTACACCAAATTCACTAACACCAGAGCCTGCAGATGGAAAAGAGATGGAACAATGTGCAGAGGACACTGAAGAAAGTCCAAAGAGCATACTACCTCTCAGAAGCAAAACTTCAGAGAAGTGCAAAAATAGTGACCGGTACTCTTCTAAGCAAGTAATTAGTCCTTCTTTAAATGCTTCAGAGGCAATATTTGACAATGAGGCTGAGGTAGCAAGTGTGAAATCTAGTTGCACTAAaagatcaaaaaaaaacaagaattgcAGTGAGTCCTCCTCTAGGGGTTTGCAATCCACCAGCACAGGTTTCAGTGATTCAGAAGAACAATGTATCAGTAAATCTGACACTGTAATCAAAAAGGTAAAGGCTTTAGAAAGTGACAATAAGAAACCTTCTAGCAACCATTCCAAAAGTCCTTCGCagtacagtaaaagtaaaaCCACTGCTGGGGATGCCATTTCATTTTCTACTTCAAGGCCAGTATCAAGTGCCTCAGCGCGGTCTACACTTGGCAGATCAAAAGCCAGAGATAACACAGACACTGACATGGAAGGCAGACCAAAAAGTAATGCATCTAGAGTTTCATCATCTCTGCAAGTTAAAGGAGACAAGATAAACTCTGAAAGTGAAGATGATCATGAGGGCGCTGTAAACACATCTATGAAGGCATCTAAAAAAGGTgcagaaatgaaagaacaaagGCCAAATTCAGATGCTACATCTGATTTTTCACAGAATGTTCTTAATCCCAGCCCCCCGAAAGAGATgcctaaaaaaaataaacggCCTGTAGTACATCTTGGTAATTCACATGATAGTGATctgtctcactcactctctgcaGCTGACCTTCTGAGGGAAAGGCTTAACAAAGTTAAACCAGAAACGGGAGAATACAAACGAAATATCTCTAGCCAAACACGTAATGTTGTCCTTGACACCCATAAAGCTGTAAGTGACGAGAAGAGTGACTCTGGTACCAAATGTAGACATAGAAAAAGTAGCAGTTCATCTTGGCATAGAAGAGAAGATGAAGAAATGTTAGAGATTGTGCCTTCTAGCTTACCAAATACATCTCCAACAGAGGTTGTGCAtgaatggctgaaaaaaattccagcagATAGTCCCATGTATGAAATGGGAGAAGATTTAGATGAGCATCCTGATGGACCAGAAATACAAAAGGATGTTTCTGAAAAAGTTGAGGAACCCTTCCAAGAAGAGTCAGTGAAATTAGTTGATGGGGTGGTTGAACCAGACACAGTCAATGAAGAGGAAAATGAAGACAAAGAGGGACAAAACGAGAAGTCCTGCTTTGAGCAACCTGCTGAGACAAAACAACCAACCCCTgaaaaaacaactaaatgtcCCAGCAGAGATGCCTTACCAAGAAGCTGTCAGTCTTCAGTGCAGGTTATGAAGGTTCTGTTAAGTCCAAAATTTGACAGATGCAACAGTCTACCTGAAGTATCCCCTGTATATGGAAGAAAACTCAGTACTTCAGCAAAAGGACTTCTAGATTGCCTTGCAAACCTCCAGCTGATAGATTCAGATCCTTCCAGTGTCACAGCAAGAGATGCCAGATATAATGAGTTAATGAACATTCTACAGTCACTGTGGCTATGTGACCCATCTGAAAGTAGCCAGAGTAATAAATTTAAGACTCATCGATCAGTAGAGGATCCCAAGTCCTCCTCTGGTGTCGATGTAAGCAGTGGTTCTGCAGGCTCTGGAAAGAGCAGTGACaatggtggtgtggatcagacaaagaaaataaaactggtgCAAACCACAGTTACTCCACTTGCAGACCAGGATGTACAACATCTATTCCAGAATGAAACTGAACAGAATGGGGATAAAGAAAAttgctcttcttcttcaccCAAATTAATTTTGAATGGAGAAGAACATCCTGTATTATCTGAAACAGCAACTCCAGACATAGCCAGTCGAGTGCAAGGCAGTCCTTTGAGTGAGGAAATAgggaatgaagaagaaaaacaaaagggagAAGAAGGCCCCGATTCAAATGAAACGGTCAGGAGTGATGGAAGTCTAAAGGAAATGACTGAAACACCATCTTCATCAAACAAGAGTTCCGGGAATGGAAGTAATACTTTAAAATCTCCAGATGAAACAGAAACTGATTTACAGGAGGATGCCAGTTCCAGAACCCATCAAACTGAAGAAAAGATCAAGTTGACTAGAAAGACTTCACAAGATCCAGATCCTGTATGGGTGCTGAACTTACTGAAAAAACTTGAGAAGCAATTTATGACACATTATGTAAATGCAATGACAGAATTTAAGATGCGGTGGGATTTGGATGACAGTGAGATGCTGGACACGATGATAAATGAACTAAGAGATGAAGTTCGCAAAAGGATACAATCAAGTATTAACAGAGAACTGCAAAAAATCCGGAGTCGAGCGGGAAAAGAACCAAGACCACCCATAAAGGCCTTGTCAAGGGAGTCTACTGTGCAAACTGAGCAGCGACGTCGACGACTGAAAGTTATGCGCaacaaatcaataaaagaaTCCCTGCAGAGAAGTGATGAAAATTATACCGCCACTGGCACTGATTTCAGTGACCAACGCAGTGAAGATGAATACTGCCCATGTGACGCctgcatgaaaaagaaaatggcatCCCGACTTGTGGAACGCAAGACACTTGTAACcgctgctcctgtaatgacgGATTTTGATCTCAGGAAAATTCTCCAAATGAAAAAGGATCCTGCTACAACTGCCAAAACAGAGACAACAACGGAAGTGGAACATACTACAGCTGAAGTAGAAGGAGACCAagacaaaaatgaatatttcaaagtCCTTGAGGAGGAAGCACAGGATGAGGGAAATGTAGAAGAAAAGGGCAATCCAGTGGCACCTAAAGAGGAGAGCTTTGAGGCAGAAGAACAAGCTGACAGggaggaggatgatgaccaaAACCCTGAATCTGAGAAAGCTGAAGTGGATTATGCTCTTGATGCAGTAGTGGAAGATGTTTCTACAGAACAGCTGGAAGGAAGTCAAgaatgtttttctgaaaaagtgGAAGATACAGCAGGAGAGGATGTTGAGGAAACTGCTGGACCGGTCAAGGAAAGTGAGGCACTTGATGTAGTTGAAGAGGGTGAAAGCGGTACTGAAAATGAAGTCGGTAGCAGTGAAGAAATACCTGAGGAAAATGCACGAGATACTGAAGCAGTTAGAGAAGATGATGCTGAAGGAATAGAGGAAATTGAAGCTATTCAAGAAAATGATGAGGGTAATGGAGCAGAAATTAATGATGCTCTTGTGGATAATGATGCACCTGAAGAAGTGACGGAAGAAAATGCAGATAATGACAATGACCAAAGTGATAAAGATGAACTTGCAGAAGTTACTGAAGCAGCATGTGAAAGTGAACGTGATCAAACTGCAGATGATGATGCAGTTGAAGAAGGCAGTGTAACAGAGGACCTGGAAACAActgaagaagctgaaggagaCAAAGATAATGCAGATGGAAaggaaaaagctgaagaaagTGATTCTGCTAGACAAGATGAAAAATTGGGTGATGAAATTCCTGAAGAGGTCTCGTCAGAAGCTTGTGAGACAACTGGAGATGCAGAATCTGAAGATGGTGCAAAATCTTTAGAGGGCTCAAATGTTGAGGAAGaagcagaaaaggaaaatggaaaaccaCATGAAGAAAAGACAACCTTTAATCCTTCTTGCAAACTTAGCCAAGAGGAGCAAGAGGATGGTTCAGATAAAGCAGAAGGAGAAGGTGAGCAAGATGATGTCGAGGAAATTGCTGCAGTCACAGAGAATGACACAGATACTGCAGTAGAAGAAGATGCAAACAATGGAGGGCTGGATGAGAACACTGACACTGGTAAAGAACAGGAAACAGAGAATTCTGATAAAGATGCAAAAGAGGATGCAGCTGAGACAAATGTTGAAGACTCAGGTGCCAGTGGCGTTGAGAAACAGCATGAGAGTGATGTAAGTGGAGACAGTATAGAAGTAACAGAAGTGGACAAACAAGATGTGGTCAAACCTATGAGTACTGCTGGCTCAACAGAGGATAAATCAGAGATATGTGGTGTTGAAGCATTGACAACTGAGAAAGATCAGATAGGTTCTGATGAACTGGAAGACCTAGAAGATGAGGAATGGAGAACTAAACCGATTAAGCAGATAACCAAGTCCTCTATTGAGTCACAGCCAGGATCAATGGAGACTGCACTGGACCAAGAGAAAAAGCTCAAAGACACAGAAAGTCCACATGAAGGTTCATTTTCACCAACgcaagaagaagaaacagataGCCTAAGCCTTCCTCCAAAGGCTAGCAAGCACAACATTCTATCAACAAGCGGGACTGCAGAGAAACCAGCaatcatttcaaagaaaaaaccatcagcaaaaatcataaaatcaaGAAGGCATAAGGACAGTGGCTTAAAATGAGGTCCCAGTGTAGGAGTTTTAGTTGTCTCTACAAATCATACTACATTAAgcactttattatttaatcattgtTACTGTGCAGTGTAACAATCATAAGTTGGTTTCACAGGTGGAATCACATATAAGGTGTATAAAAAGTTGAGCTGctctgagaaaaaaagaggTGCTTTTcttgtatattttgaaatagGGTATTATATATATTACCTGGAAGCTAAAGAAaatttatgtataatttatttttaacaaaaatgtgtacTCCGTTGCAAATTTATCtacaaaaatattctgaaatacagTCATTGGACAAATACATATTCTAAAGTATAAGCCTTAGCCATACTGTATTGTACAAATTACAAAATGAGTAGCAtgagtgtttttcttcattaaataaaatgtgattttaatgaAGGATTCAGTCATGAATTAATACATGATACGAAAcgtcatatattttattttggaacTGGCAGTCTCAGGGAAATAGATCAATGTAGATTACTTctacatataaaataaactgtttaCATATGGTACCttatataaagtaaaataaataattcataaactacatttttctttcctcataTATTACCGGAAATGGTTTTCACGTCTGACAAAATGTAATATGTCTAATTTGTATTTTGAATATAATTATTTCTCTACCAAATACACCAGTTGGTCAAATGTCATTAAGGAATCTTTTTGAAACGTAACTTAATCCAAAACACTAATGTTCTGTGTAATGGTTTTTCACTAATGTTGCCAACACTTTAGCTTCTGGACCCATTAAATCAcaacttttaaaagaaaactttaaccggttattaaaatcaattacttttttttccattcacacCAGTACAGTTAGCTCAAAGTTAAATGATGCTGGAAAAATTTGTCCTTTATGATTAATATACAAGTTATGTGAGGACTTGGTATTACCAACTAGTTTGTGCTGGCATTATTCAGCTGTAATTAAATGAAGTATCCCCTGtatatggaataaataatgcGCTTTGATAAAACCCTAAGccagtgaaaaatgaaatgtttcttctttaacatttttcctGCATCTTCTCAAAATCCCCTCTACCTGCTGTACAACTCATACTTGACTTGTGGCTACTTGTAGCCACGCAAGGCACATGGCAAGAATGAACCGGTCATTTAACATGatgtaattataaattatgcattaatgtaattttattctTTATGAAATAAAGTATTTCAAATGAGCTTTTGTTTAGAAATTATTTCAATGgctatattttctcatttatgttTCATCAGATAAGCCTATACTTTAGTTTCATTGACAAAACAACCAAAGGTTGGAAAAGGAGAAAGCATTTGCCATGACAATCAATTACTGTTGACTTgctgaaatgcaaaaagaatGCATTCACCCCAAATATTCCAATATTTAGATATAAATACTCAAACATAACCAGTAATTGTTTGCAGTCGAAGTACAGTACCTTTGGCAAAAGGAATGGAAAATCTTATAAAACACATGgtctaaatgcataaattctaAGGCATATCTATATGCCAAGTTCAAGCATCTTTACACATTCTTAAGctgcaaataaacattttgccaTTCTTATTATCCTctggaaggggggtgcggtggcgcagtgggttggaccgggtcctgctctccggtgggtctggggttcgagtcccgctaggggtgccttgcgacggactggcgtcctgtcctgggtgtgtcccctccccctctagccttacgccctgtgttgccaggttaggctctggctccccgtaaccccgtatgggacaagcggttcagaaaatgtgtgtgtgtgtgtattatcctCTGTCATGCACTGCTTTTTAAGAGTTTGAGTTTAACCATTCCACAGTAACACGTTGACagtaatgtgtgaatgtgtatgggtaaataagtgtgtgcgatggccctgcaacggactgctgtccagtccaaggtgtaccctcaTGTCCCATGGTTACAGGttttgatggatggatgtatggatggatggatggatggatggatggatggatggatggatggatgttaatATGTAGGAACTTAACAGAAATCAGTATGAATTGCCTAAATGTATCAACTTTAGCAGTAAGACACTGTTGCTACTCAACaatgtatatgtttatttgGACATTTTCAGCAGCCctaaacaaatttattttcacaagtGCCACACTTTAAAGAGTTATTTGTAGAATACTTTCATAATCATGAATCTATATCATCATCCCAACAATACTAGGCAAATTTTAAGATCTGACAAGCTGAAATTAAACAGATTTGCTACTTGGCTATGCACAGTATTATTACGAAATTGCCAGATATTACTTCTTTTACGTGTGGTATTCATAatagaaattcaaaattcgTAATAGATTTAACAGAGAAGTTaagggaaaaacaggaagtcaATGCTGAAGGTCAAAGTATCACCCAGCACCTTTCTTCATGGTGGCCAATGGGGAACTCCAGAAATCTGCATGCTGAGCTGTTTAATTCACTGAATAATGCTTGCATTCTATCTTTTATTGCCATTTAAATAAACCCACACATGTGTGCGTACATATttgaaagaatattttttaaaaatttaattagttGTAGTCAGATTTAGAGTTAACTGCACTCTATTCATCAACtgaattatgcaaataaaacgataatgatgaaaatgatgatgattgCAGTCGGTTTGGTGCAAAGGTCTCTTGAGGATATGGCAGGAGGCTGTGAATGTGTACTGTAGTGAAGATTTGTGGATGTACACCAGGTCAAAGAGCCCTAGATTTGTCCTCATTTATTTATAGTTATATCAGAAAAAAAGGTTCTTTTTAGGCATTCAGCTGCCATAAGCAACTGTTGGGTCTTTGGAACTTGTACACATCAGCTGGACACTCCGTCCCCAAGCTGTCTTCTGCTGCACTACACACCAGGCCCGATCAGCCAATTGCTGACTTCAGACACCAACATCAGCTTTCTCAGCATGCACTTTACTTGtcacttacaaaaaaaagtgttcagtttCTCAAGATGGTTCCAAACTGTTTTTGGGTGTTTtagggtattaaaaaaaaagtctgcagaTGTCATAGATAAACCGATGAGCAATAGCAACTCAAAACCACCA encodes the following:
- the rp1l1a gene encoding retinitis pigmentosa 1-like 1 protein, whose amino-acid sequence is MHTAQAGNPDPIAHFKNDTSQHTRSSSDVTGAVPAKRVTFFKSGDDQFGGVRMAIHKRSFKSFDALLDDLSQRVPLPFGVRTITTPRGIHSISHLEQLEDGGCYLCSDRRHVKPINIEAAGKRPTVWHHRHLHNIRRKPSRPEEAPTAHSSHRYPRHPKRIVLVKNNDPAVRRSIILSRRTARSLRVFMEEVSELMQCHIRKLYTLEGRKIDSIQSLMQCPNVLVCVGREPFRPLQVESMRNGSDEKLPGLTSRSRSSVCSESHDSKKNVNFGLETKKSIIHPRSDSSNRSTRFSLSSEKSYANGLNVTPGNTGCFGTCPHAKENLMNDDIEKRVLVNKDGSLSVEMKVRFRLLNDETLQWSTEIRKSIGTVNDSSLGKEDTRYLQHVKSESVSDPEFNAPCDTDAAFKNKQQPRHFEETHCHCCCNHCHEYDIWKNPLHGDSGPVRNINSSSSSASSQKIVCKKASVDSMHTMSQSSEEYTERVVQKATCYQQTVEGGDTRVEYCTISRCCSRGEICASSAKCGSRASTEEKCESPENVETRSNSVASLASRCSQKDQVSVKITQVSEERPVSAISNSSKVLEALREDDDDDDDDLPPSVSRASLWSQSDNPEDCECARSVASCCSATTHKSVSSINHLCPRPPSKTSVHATLSAKLKHKSKSSSPTPEVLADQDEGLGTKNSERADSAASAVSNDSSRSRNYYKPQDGVLDTVSVVSGNLKEGAEENGSRAASTLSQSSKASRLSNQFPNTESLTAKPGSVNSHLPPGQDTGGTNIQDVEDRVNSTMFTATENSGSPGKSNVCPRCGGSDRATRLRSRESQNPSDLPEAGSRSIVKSDKSNCSTPKLQLEEEEADEMEDSLMSASPVSVKSENINGQDDGDVAEERKEIASSGITNTSTPSEESYTSENVNEANEKPEKRSASALSAKSNASTQSKKSRKSENKHSENEQEVVETEQRTPSAMSSKTNVSTKSRKSNCNASVRGISPKSDKSDGLTDKKVNGEDEDIEKRASSAMSARTNTSSKSQMSKKCNVSEKTNSPVSVASDNVCEEETEAIREEMAERALSATSAKTSASAKSRTSKKSNCSSSEKAVNTRVTEERVNSAMSQSSITSERSRSSNKPECTAIPGSSVLEVPTSPENAATVDDGEERAPSNLSVSTKTSRKSKLSKDNVYGTSDRASTPGTPLPPKICGGDDHTETEESEGRVSSSLSGNSKVSRRSRKSHKCINQAVERATSPASDRSTQSLKTRRNAGVDCSPSDRPPTLASATNGADERIAHAASQSTKSKSVRSNKSVLTTPNSLTPEPADGKEMEQCAEDTEESPKSILPLRSKTSEKCKNSDRYSSKQVISPSLNASEAIFDNEAEVASVKSSCTKRSKKNKNCSESSSRGLQSTSTGFSDSEEQCISKSDTVIKKVKALESDNKKPSSNHSKSPSQYSKSKTTAGDAISFSTSRPVSSASARSTLGRSKARDNTDTDMEGRPKSNASRVSSSLQVKGDKINSESEDDHEGAVNTSMKASKKGAEMKEQRPNSDATSDFSQNVLNPSPPKEMPKKNKRPVVHLGNSHDSDLSHSLSAADLLRERLNKVKPETGEYKRNISSQTRNVVLDTHKAVSDEKSDSGTKCRHRKSSSSSWHRREDEEMLEIVPSSLPNTSPTEVVHEWLKKIPADSPMYEMGEDLDEHPDGPEIQKDVSEKVEEPFQEESVKLVDGVVEPDTVNEEENEDKEGQNEKSCFEQPAETKQPTPEKTTKCPSRDALPRSCQSSVQVMKVLLSPKFDRCNSLPEVSPVYGRKLSTSAKGLLDCLANLQLIDSDPSSVTARDARYNELMNILQSLWLCDPSESSQSNKFKTHRSVEDPKSSSGVDVSSGSAGSGKSSDNGGVDQTKKIKLVQTTVTPLADQDVQHLFQNETEQNGDKENCSSSSPKLILNGEEHPVLSETATPDIASRVQGSPLSEEIGNEEEKQKGEEGPDSNETVRSDGSLKEMTETPSSSNKSSGNGSNTLKSPDETETDLQEDASSRTHQTEEKIKLTRKTSQDPDPVWVLNLLKKLEKQFMTHYVNAMTEFKMRWDLDDSEMLDTMINELRDEVRKRIQSSINRELQKIRSRAGKEPRPPIKALSRESTVQTEQRRRRLKVMRNKSIKESLQRSDENYTATGTDFSDQRSEDEYCPCDACMKKKMASRLVERKTLVTAAPVMTDFDLRKILQMKKDPATTAKTETTTEVEHTTAEVEGDQDKNEYFKVLEEEAQDEGNVEEKGNPVAPKEESFEAEEQADREEDDDQNPESEKAEVDYALDAVVEDVSTEQLEGSQECFSEKVEDTAGEDVEETAGPVKESEALDVVEEGESGTENEVGSSEEIPEENARDTEAVREDDAEGIEEIEAIQENDEGNGAEINDALVDNDAPEEVTEENADNDNDQSDKDELAEVTEAACESERDQTADDDAVEEGSVTEDLETTEEAEGDKDNADGKEKAEESDSARQDEKLGDEIPEEVSSEACETTGDAESEDGAKSLEGSNVEEEAEKENGKPHEEKTTFNPSCKLSQEEQEDGSDKAEGEGEQDDVEEIAAVTENDTDTAVEEDANNGGLDENTDTGKEQETENSDKDAKEDAAETNVEDSGASGVEKQHESDVSGDSIEVTEVDKQDVVKPMSTAGSTEDKSEICGVEALTTEKDQIGSDELEDLEDEEWRTKPIKQITKSSIESQPGSMETALDQEKKLKDTESPHEGSFSPTQEEETDSLSLPPKASKHNILSTSGTAEKPAIISKKKPSAKIIKSRRHKDSGLK